In Erigeron canadensis isolate Cc75 chromosome 6, C_canadensis_v1, whole genome shotgun sequence, the following are encoded in one genomic region:
- the LOC122604244 gene encoding uncharacterized protein LOC122604244, with protein sequence MYPKFISSLFPLSAPTLGIEPLTGANYAFWKDQLNLTLGFLDLDYVIRHDESDAIVATSTIDQKAEYEKWEKSNRLPLMTVKNSIPLGIRGAIPDYDKVKTYLKSVEDHFKGSSKAHASSLMLQMLTLKYEGTSGVREHIMKMTNMANKLKTLEMEVSDNFLVHFIMTSLSARFDAFKINYNAIKDKWKISELIGMCQQRGPP encoded by the coding sequence ATGTATCCTAAGTTtatatcctccttatttccactgtCAGCACCTACCCTTGGCATTGAGCCACTTACCGGTGCAAACTATGCTTTTTGGAAAGATCAATTAAATTTGACTCTAGGGTTCctagaccttgactatgtcattcgccatGATGAGTCTGATGCTATTGTTGCTACCTCTACTATAGATCAAAAGGCGGAATATGAGAAATGGGAAAAGTCGAATCGCTTGCCACTAATGACAGTCAAGAACTCCATTCCCCTTGGTATCCGAGGAGCTATCCCGGACTATGACAAAGTCAAAACTTACCTCAAATCTGTTGAGGATCACTTCAAGGGATCGTCTAAGGCGCATGCAAGTAGCTTAATGCTACAAATGCTTACTCTGAAATACGAGGGAACTAGCGGTGTtcgtgaacacataatgaaaatgacTAACATGGCGAACAAGCTTAAGACTCTGGAAATGGAAGTCTCTGACAATTTTCTTGTACATTTCATAATGACCTCATTGTCTGCTCGTTTCGATGCCTTCAAGATTAACTATAATGCTATAAAGGATAAATGGAAGATAAGTGAATTGATCGGAATGTGTCAACAAAGAGGACCGCCTTAA